A window of Cyanobacteriota bacterium genomic DNA:
TGTTCAAGGTGGTGTAGGTTTGGTCTACATTCAAGAAAAAGCGCCCACTGCTAGGGTTAGGTTGAGTTGGCACTGCCTTCTGGAATAAATCATTGGCTCCCAGGGTAGACGCTGGTTTGGGCAGGAACGTTTCTGTAATAGGAGCACCCAAGCTCAAGAAGGTGACGTTGCCCTCTAGCCAACCCCTGGTTACTAAGGTGCCTACTAGGGGAATCGACCAGTTAACGACTGGCTTTTCAGCAATCGTTGCAGACTCTACATTGAACCGATAGCGATCCTTCATCACCTGGTCAAGCTGGGTTAGGGCCTTGTCCGCTGTGGCACGATCGCTGGCTTCCACCATCACTACCAACCCCGCTGGAAACGTGGATGATGCCCCCGGCTTTGCCGGCAACAACGCTAGGGAAAATTCTCCCCGCATCCAAGCCAATATATCTTTGTCTAGCTCTAGACCAGTTGCAGTTCTGAAGCCTTCCAATAGGCGGTTGGGGTCAAGGGGCACAGCTTGGCCACTCGCTGTCTGCACATATTGCTGCCACAGTTGGTTAAGGTTAGACCCCGATGCCATCATCAGAGTTTCCGCTGGCAGACGATTGGGCATAGTTTTGGCGTTATTCTCGACAATATGTTTCTGAGCGCTGTCTGCCCGTAGCCATGATACTCCCTTCATGCGAATGCCCTCAGGTTCTAGGGCGATCGTTGCGGCTAGTCCCTGGTTTTGCTGCAAGACTTGGTTAGCTCCTTCTGAACTGCCTGCTGCTAGCGTTGCTGCTACTGGAATGTTGACATAGAGTTGCCCAAAGGGCTTGCTGTCTCGAATCTGTTCTAGAGCCTTACCATAGCCAGGGGTCTGGGCAATGGATTTACCTGACTTGTAGGCATTAATCACCGATTCCGTAGCTTTAGCATTCGTTGTTACCACCAGAAACTTATTGTCCAGCACACTAGCGGAATAATTGCTTTCCGCACCTTCCGTTTCCTGAATCTGCACTCCCTGATAAATGCGAGTCGTCCATTTGCCCTGTTTCAATGGCTTAGGATTTTTGAGGAGTTTCTCTGCTTCGGCAGGCTTGGCAATAGGCAGCACAATAATTTGGGTTTGCTCTGGAGTCGGAGACGGTGTG
This region includes:
- a CDS encoding DUF3352 domain-containing protein, which produces MQKKSSLVPILGTIALLAGGGAAAYWVYTQRGPGASDLPVGATVLPQDVLLTMTISTDEAQWKALRSFGTPKTQAAFDQSLSNLKATLLQTNGYNYDTDIKPWVGKEVTIAFLPPAQTPATAPSPNSNFQATPSPTPEQTQIIVLPIAKPAEAEKLLKNPKPLKQGKWTTRIYQGVQIQETEGAESNYSASVLDNKFLVVTTNAKATESVINAYKSGKSIAQTPGYGKALEQIRDSKPFGQLYVNIPVAATLAAGSSEGANQVLQQNQGLAATIALEPEGIRMKGVSWLRADSAQKHIVENNAKTMPNRLPAETLMMASGSNLNQLWQQYVQTASGQAVPLDPNRLLEGFRTATGLELDKDILAWMRGEFSLALLPAKPGASSTFPAGLVVMVEASDRATADKALTQLDQVMKDRYRFNVESATIAEKPVVNWSIPLVGTLVTRGWLEGNVTFLSLGAPITETFLPKPASTLGANDLFQKAVPTQPNPSSGRFFLNVDQTYTTLNTTNLPLSRILPVDEDAARAVQTIGLTTGIVNDRTVRYELLVRLSKGNPPGPLPSPQVSPASPSPDVPTLPSP